A single bacterium DNA region contains:
- the glmM gene encoding phosphoglucosamine mutase: MRKLFGTDGLRGAAGEFPLDNATVELLGRILYFLLSEKEVEPVLIVGRDTRDSGPAITSALCLGFSRAGGKIRDGGVLPTPAIAYLAKSEQNFAISVTASHNPSADNGIKIFGPDGLKLSEQTELEIEPYLLGEKSFVRETKASAGENCSLEEEFRNKYFHHLVNDFFPDLDLSGMSIVLDCANGALFHLAPAILRKMGATVHPLNTSPDGKNINHGCGSLHPEVVAEALRQNGYDCGFTFDGDGDRCLVADRNEMYDGDFILGAAARYLDSRSQLKKRSVVATSMSNLGLEVFLRNHGIFLHRVPVGDKYVLEKLKEEDLSLGGEQSGHIIFMNDSFIGDGLATALQVLRIYKNSGVPFSGIFEGIKRFPQILLNVAVKSKPDLNTVPGVPDKIRQIKDELGDSGRIVVRYSGTEMLARIMLEGADQTQIERLAAELKDVLKTQLT; the protein is encoded by the coding sequence ATGCGAAAACTATTTGGAACTGATGGTTTAAGAGGCGCTGCCGGTGAATTTCCACTGGACAACGCCACTGTGGAGTTGCTGGGCCGGATTCTCTATTTCTTATTATCTGAAAAAGAGGTCGAGCCGGTTCTGATCGTTGGTCGCGACACTCGCGATTCAGGACCAGCCATCACGAGCGCGCTATGCCTTGGATTCAGCCGCGCGGGCGGAAAAATTCGCGACGGTGGAGTATTGCCGACACCCGCGATTGCCTACCTGGCAAAGTCAGAGCAAAATTTTGCAATATCCGTTACCGCATCCCATAATCCCTCAGCCGATAACGGAATTAAGATTTTCGGTCCCGATGGTCTGAAACTATCCGAACAAACAGAATTGGAGATTGAACCTTATCTCCTTGGTGAAAAATCTTTCGTGCGGGAAACAAAAGCCTCAGCCGGCGAGAATTGTTCACTCGAAGAAGAATTCCGTAACAAATACTTTCATCACCTGGTGAATGATTTTTTTCCCGATCTCGATCTTTCCGGTATGTCGATCGTTTTGGATTGCGCAAACGGAGCGCTTTTTCACCTCGCACCGGCCATCCTTCGCAAAATGGGAGCAACCGTCCATCCCTTAAACACATCTCCCGATGGAAAGAACATCAATCATGGTTGCGGATCACTGCATCCGGAAGTTGTTGCAGAAGCGCTTCGTCAAAACGGTTACGATTGTGGATTTACATTTGATGGCGATGGGGACCGTTGTCTTGTCGCTGACAGGAATGAAATGTATGACGGTGATTTTATTCTGGGCGCCGCTGCAAGATATCTGGATTCACGCTCTCAATTGAAAAAGCGGTCGGTCGTTGCCACTTCGATGAGCAATCTGGGGCTGGAAGTGTTTTTGAGAAATCATGGAATTTTTTTACACAGAGTTCCCGTTGGCGATAAATACGTATTGGAAAAATTGAAGGAAGAGGATCTTTCACTAGGCGGTGAACAATCGGGACACATCATCTTTATGAATGATAGTTTCATAGGAGACGGGCTTGCAACTGCGTTGCAGGTTTTGCGTATTTATAAAAACTCAGGAGTCCCGTTTTCCGGAATCTTCGAAGGGATCAAGCGATTTCCGCAGATATTGTTGAATGTGGCTGTGAAAAGCAAACCGGATTTAAACACCGTTCCCGGAGTGCCGGATAAGATCCGGCAGATTAAGGATGAATTAGGCGATTCCGGAAGGATTGTTGTACGCTATTCAGGGACGGAAATGCTGGCCCGCATCATGCTGGAGGGTGCTGATCAGACTCAAATCGAGCGCCTGGCCGCGGAACTCAAAGACGTTTTGAAAACGCAGCTTACGTAG
- the cdaA gene encoding diadenylate cyclase CdaA: MEINWIDLIDIGIVAFLVYQVLLIIRGTGAVQVGFGLLFLVVIFFVSRWLQLNALHWTLTIIFPYLFFLIIILFQHEIRKAISSLGQNPLLNFFTGRLGTQPMDEIVFAATAMASKRIGALIVLERDMGLKNYIEGGVSLDAKVSYDLLMSIFNPASPLHDGAVIIQSDRISAAACFLPLTLNPYLAKELGSRHRAAIGLSEETDAIIIVVSEETGKISLVHREELMTDLDGPELKKRISEKVLQEQPSFTKKLAKKIEVS, translated from the coding sequence ATGGAGATCAACTGGATTGACCTGATCGATATCGGAATCGTGGCATTTCTTGTGTATCAGGTCCTTTTGATCATCCGCGGAACGGGAGCCGTCCAGGTTGGTTTCGGATTACTTTTTCTGGTTGTAATATTTTTTGTTTCCCGCTGGCTTCAATTGAATGCGCTGCACTGGACACTCACGATAATATTTCCGTATCTGTTTTTTCTGATCATCATTTTGTTTCAACATGAGATCAGAAAAGCAATCTCGAGTCTGGGGCAGAATCCTTTGTTAAATTTTTTCACGGGAAGACTGGGGACGCAGCCGATGGATGAAATCGTCTTTGCTGCAACTGCAATGGCGAGTAAAAGGATCGGAGCACTCATCGTGTTAGAACGCGACATGGGATTGAAGAATTACATTGAAGGCGGAGTCTCGCTTGATGCGAAAGTTAGCTACGACTTATTGATGAGCATTTTTAATCCTGCTTCTCCGCTCCATGATGGCGCGGTGATCATCCAGTCTGACCGGATCAGCGCTGCCGCCTGTTTTCTGCCATTGACGCTGAATCCTTATCTCGCTAAAGAACTCGGCAGCAGGCATCGCGCCGCAATCGGTTTGAGTGAAGAAACGGATGCGATCATTATTGTCGTATCCGAAGAAACAGGAAAGATCAGTCTGGTACATCGCGAAGAACTGATGACTGATCTGGATGGACCGGAGCTAAAGAAACGAATTTCTGAAAAAGTTTTGCAGGAACAACCGAGCTTTACGAAAAAACTTGCAAAGAAAATAGAGGTCTCATGA
- the folP gene encoding dihydropteroate synthase, with product MRPSFTLYSRNKTLSLGKRTAIMGVVNATPDSFYDGGRYLDENAAVRHALQLIDEGADLLDIGGQSTRPGSEPVGIEEECRRVLPILKTLRSRSDVWISIDTYRSEVAKRCLEDGADLINDVSSFREDPAMPDIITQYKVPVICMHFLKSIHPMPAEPEYSDLFSEILDFFRETFRIAEQQDVQRDQMIVDPGIGFGKKLDHNLNIIRNLSFLKELGAPILVGPSRKSFIEKITGLPASERLEGTAAAAGVCVQQGAHILRVHDVRFFRRYCDVLDALL from the coding sequence ATGAGACCCTCCTTCACACTCTACTCGCGCAACAAAACTCTCTCTCTCGGAAAACGCACCGCAATTATGGGAGTTGTGAACGCAACTCCTGATTCCTTTTATGACGGCGGCCGCTATCTGGATGAAAACGCTGCGGTCAGGCACGCACTTCAATTGATCGATGAGGGAGCGGATCTTCTGGATATCGGAGGTCAGTCCACGCGTCCTGGGTCCGAGCCTGTGGGAATCGAAGAGGAATGCCGACGCGTTCTTCCCATTCTAAAAACTCTGAGAAGCAGATCGGATGTTTGGATCTCCATAGACACCTACCGCAGTGAAGTTGCGAAACGCTGTTTGGAGGATGGAGCTGATCTCATTAATGATGTTTCTTCCTTCCGTGAAGATCCTGCGATGCCTGACATCATCACGCAATACAAGGTTCCGGTCATCTGCATGCATTTTCTTAAGAGTATTCATCCAATGCCCGCAGAACCCGAATACTCCGATCTGTTTTCCGAAATCCTCGATTTCTTCCGTGAAACATTTCGAATAGCGGAGCAGCAAGATGTTCAAAGGGATCAGATGATTGTCGATCCGGGGATTGGTTTCGGCAAAAAACTCGATCACAATTTAAACATCATCAGAAATCTTTCATTTCTCAAGGAATTGGGCGCTCCCATCCTGGTGGGGCCTTCCCGAAAATCATTCATTGAAAAGATCACAGGCCTTCCAGCGTCCGAACGTCTGGAAGGCACCGCCGCGGCTGCGGGAGTTTGCGTGCAGCAAGGAGCGCATATCTTACGGGTGCATGACGTCCGGTTTTTCCGCCGTTATTGCGATGTGCTCGATGCACTGCTTTAA
- the ftsH gene encoding ATP-dependent zinc metalloprotease FtsH — protein MALYYGHFAGKAHQPVKFSIFLDDVEAERIREVEIRGNEIRVSTKDGVEYRTFTPQGYNYYNFVTDLRRKGVEVSSQDTMSNPWFSWLVQGIIIVIVFGLMWVLFMRQMQIGGNKALSFGKSRAKLLTSQQKKITFRDVAGVDEAREELLEIIEFLKDPQKFIKLGGRIPKGVLLMGPPGTGKTLLARAIAGEANVPFFSISGSDFVEMFVGVGASRVRDLFEQGKKNAPCIIFIDEIDAVGRHRGAGLGGGHDEREQTLNQLLVEMDGFETNEGVILVAATNRPDVLDPALLRPGRFDRRVVVSRPDLKGREGILAVHTRKVPLSPDVDIRLIARGTPGFSGADLSNLVNEAALAAAHHNRKAVTHIDFEYAKDKVMMGTERRSLILSDEEKRNTAYHEAGHALVAYMMPGADPLHKVTIIPRGRALGLTQQLPLDDRYNYSKVHLENMIAICLGGRISEELILGQITTGAENDLETATELARKMVCDWGMSTELGPVSFAKKEETIFLGRDFAQQTMVSPDTAVKIDQEMKRFITQNYDRARKVLEENRHLLEKLAEALLERETLDAEQIRRICEGLPLEPIGENDSSEEKKEAAKVKGRPVIVPQN, from the coding sequence ATGGCGCTTTACTATGGCCATTTTGCCGGTAAAGCACACCAGCCTGTAAAGTTCAGCATTTTTCTTGATGACGTCGAAGCGGAGAGGATCCGCGAAGTTGAAATTCGCGGCAACGAAATCCGCGTAAGCACCAAGGATGGTGTGGAGTATAGAACTTTTACTCCCCAGGGATACAACTATTACAACTTTGTCACAGATCTGAGGAGAAAAGGAGTCGAAGTAAGCTCGCAAGATACGATGTCAAATCCCTGGTTCTCCTGGCTCGTTCAGGGAATCATAATTGTTATTGTGTTCGGGCTAATGTGGGTGTTGTTCATGCGCCAGATGCAAATCGGCGGAAACAAAGCGCTTTCCTTCGGGAAATCACGCGCCAAATTATTAACATCCCAGCAGAAGAAAATCACATTTCGTGATGTGGCAGGAGTCGATGAAGCTCGTGAAGAATTGCTGGAGATCATTGAATTCCTGAAAGATCCGCAAAAATTCATCAAACTCGGGGGCAGAATTCCTAAAGGCGTTCTTCTGATGGGGCCTCCAGGAACAGGAAAAACACTGCTCGCGCGCGCGATTGCGGGAGAAGCAAACGTTCCTTTTTTTAGCATCAGCGGTTCTGATTTTGTTGAAATGTTCGTCGGTGTGGGTGCTTCCAGAGTTCGCGATCTTTTCGAACAGGGAAAGAAGAACGCGCCGTGCATCATCTTTATTGATGAAATTGATGCGGTCGGAAGACACCGTGGAGCCGGTCTTGGTGGCGGACACGATGAGCGGGAACAGACGCTCAACCAGTTGCTTGTTGAAATGGATGGATTCGAGACAAATGAAGGAGTCATCCTGGTTGCTGCAACAAACCGTCCTGATGTTCTGGATCCTGCTCTGTTACGTCCAGGCAGGTTTGATAGACGCGTCGTTGTAAGCAGACCCGATCTGAAAGGAAGAGAAGGGATCCTGGCCGTTCATACCCGGAAGGTTCCACTTTCTCCTGATGTTGATATCAGACTCATTGCCAGAGGCACTCCCGGATTTTCGGGGGCAGACCTTTCGAATCTTGTGAATGAAGCTGCTCTGGCAGCCGCTCATCATAATCGTAAAGCGGTCACCCATATCGACTTCGAATATGCAAAAGACAAAGTGATGATGGGGACGGAGCGCCGTTCGCTCATTCTGAGTGATGAAGAAAAAAGGAATACCGCTTATCACGAAGCCGGTCACGCTCTCGTTGCGTACATGATGCCGGGAGCAGATCCCTTGCATAAAGTTACGATCATTCCGCGCGGCCGGGCGCTGGGATTGACGCAGCAATTGCCGCTGGACGACCGTTACAATTACAGCAAAGTGCATCTGGAAAACATGATCGCCATCTGTCTGGGCGGGAGAATTTCGGAAGAGCTTATCCTGGGACAGATCACGACAGGCGCCGAAAATGATCTGGAAACCGCCACAGAACTTGCGCGCAAAATGGTCTGTGATTGGGGTATGAGCACGGAGCTCGGGCCGGTCTCTTTTGCAAAGAAAGAGGAAACCATCTTTCTTGGAAGAGATTTTGCGCAGCAAACCATGGTCAGTCCGGACACTGCCGTCAAAATTGATCAGGAGATGAAACGCTTCATCACGCAGAATTACGATCGCGCAAGAAAAGTGCTCGAAGAGAATCGTCATCTGTTGGAAAAGCTCGCAGAGGCGCTCCTGGAACGCGAAACACTGGATGCAGAACAGATCCGCAGAATCTGTGAAGGATTGCCTCTCGAACCAATCGGTGAAAATGATTCTTCAGAAGAAAAGAAAGAGGCTGCAAAAGTAAAAGGCCGCCCGGTTATCGTCCCGCAGAATTAA
- the hpt gene encoding hypoxanthine phosphoribosyltransferase — translation MFKAEVLLTEEQIQHRVRELADKINSDYEGVTVDILCILKGSLVFAADLIRRLTVPLRIQFMQVQSYTGGTHSSGTVYLHFSSDFELKHCDVLLLEDILDTGVTLEFLQEHLKQMDLKSLKTCVLLDKPARRKVNIRPDYVGFEIEDHFVVGYGLDYKEFGRNLPYIGILSEVKS, via the coding sequence GTGTTTAAAGCCGAAGTGCTGCTCACAGAAGAGCAGATTCAACATCGAGTTCGGGAGCTTGCGGACAAAATCAATTCTGACTATGAAGGGGTCACAGTTGATATTCTTTGCATCTTAAAAGGTTCTCTGGTATTTGCGGCCGATCTAATTCGCAGGCTGACTGTCCCTCTTAGGATTCAATTCATGCAGGTTCAAAGTTATACCGGTGGCACTCACAGCTCGGGAACTGTTTATCTGCATTTTTCGTCTGATTTTGAATTGAAACATTGTGACGTATTACTGCTTGAAGATATTCTCGATACCGGCGTTACGCTTGAGTTTTTGCAGGAACACCTGAAACAAATGGATTTGAAAAGTTTGAAGACATGCGTGCTTCTTGATAAGCCTGCCCGTCGGAAAGTGAATATCCGGCCGGACTATGTGGGCTTTGAAATTGAAGATCATTTTGTGGTGGGGTACGGCCTAGATTACAAGGAATTTGGTCGAAATTTGCCCTATATCGGCATTCTTTCCGAGGTCAAGTCTTGA
- the tilS gene encoding tRNA lysidine(34) synthetase TilS, whose protein sequence is MIVNKVRLFIKKHSLIVPGERVLVAYSGGPDSTFLLMALKEIHPDVAAVYVNHQLRGRESKQEEKFVRQFCEEKKIPLFVERIAWKKRPADLEQSARKRRYRHLAKVAKEHGFHKVALAHHKDDAVETFLLHLVRGAGPDGLSGMQLHRDIYIRPLLECRRTEILHYLQKNQIAFFTDRSNKKSKFRRNRIRNQLIPYLEKHFNPEFSEAIHRTATWIGELNHLLNKLLQPYEKIMEEKEGHWILNRNNWLRLSPPLQKALLRRLLCKISGDLRLNARTLQNLVTCIQNQREMELPGFVKVCYKEGAIRFVRKEERIGFTEMDVPSSGKYLFPAAKVTLDFSVLLKQDFAPGPNLAYLDADKASFPLYIRNWKKGDSFRPLGMKGHKKLSDFLIDRKVPRNSRKQIPLVYKNDDLVWVAGHQIHHDYRVTDSTKKLLRIEARQSV, encoded by the coding sequence ATGATCGTCAATAAGGTCAGACTGTTCATCAAGAAGCATTCCCTCATTGTTCCGGGAGAGCGTGTACTCGTGGCTTATTCCGGGGGACCCGATTCCACTTTTTTGTTGATGGCGCTAAAAGAAATCCATCCGGACGTTGCCGCGGTTTACGTGAATCATCAGTTGAGAGGCCGCGAATCAAAGCAAGAAGAAAAGTTTGTGCGGCAGTTTTGCGAGGAGAAAAAGATTCCTTTATTTGTCGAAAGGATTGCTTGGAAAAAACGGCCAGCGGACCTGGAACAGTCGGCCCGAAAAAGGCGTTATCGTCACCTTGCAAAAGTAGCCAAAGAGCACGGTTTTCATAAGGTTGCACTCGCGCATCATAAAGATGATGCTGTCGAAACATTTTTATTGCATTTGGTTCGCGGAGCGGGACCGGATGGTCTTTCCGGGATGCAACTCCATCGAGATATCTATATTCGTCCTCTGCTTGAGTGCAGGCGCACGGAAATTCTTCATTATCTTCAGAAAAACCAGATTGCGTTTTTCACGGACAGATCCAACAAGAAATCAAAATTTCGGCGGAATAGAATTCGAAATCAATTGATCCCGTATTTGGAAAAGCATTTCAATCCGGAATTTTCCGAAGCAATCCATCGAACAGCTACATGGATCGGAGAGCTAAACCATCTCCTCAACAAGCTATTGCAACCGTACGAAAAGATCATGGAAGAGAAAGAAGGCCACTGGATTCTGAATCGTAACAATTGGCTCCGGCTCAGTCCTCCGCTCCAGAAAGCGCTTTTGCGTAGGCTTTTGTGTAAAATCAGCGGCGATCTGCGGCTGAATGCAAGAACCCTTCAGAATCTGGTTACCTGCATCCAAAACCAGAGGGAAATGGAACTTCCCGGTTTCGTGAAGGTCTGTTACAAAGAGGGAGCGATCCGATTTGTGAGAAAGGAAGAAAGGATTGGTTTTACAGAAATGGACGTTCCTTCTTCAGGCAAATACCTGTTTCCCGCAGCAAAGGTAACCCTGGATTTTTCCGTTCTGTTGAAACAAGACTTTGCCCCTGGTCCCAACCTGGCTTACCTCGATGCCGACAAGGCTTCTTTTCCTCTATATATAAGGAACTGGAAAAAAGGTGATTCTTTTCGACCTCTTGGCATGAAAGGGCACAAAAAACTAAGCGATTTCCTCATCGATAGGAAAGTTCCGAGAAATTCGAGAAAACAGATCCCTCTGGTATATAAGAATGATGACCTGGTCTGGGTCGCGGGACATCAAATTCACCACGACTACAGGGTGACGGACTCGACCAAAAAACTATTGCGTATCGAGGCGAGGCAAAGTGTTTAA
- the hemB gene encoding porphobilinogen synthase: MYPTHRPRRLRKNPIVRSLIRETSVDKQRLIYPIFVAETSHRRTPVDAMPGISQFNLEGALEECVPLYEKGMRHFLIFGIPDRKDDLASSAYDENGVVQMTIRKMKQEIRDCVIFTDVCLCAYTSHGHCGVIKDGVICNDASVKLIARTALSHAQAGADFVAPSDMMDGRVGAIRQTLDENGLQDVGILSYAAKFSSAFYGPFREAAHSAPQFGDRKTHQMDPANRLEALKEMQTDIEEGADIIMVKPALSYLDIIREAKNRFLVPIAAYNVSGEYTMVKAAALRGWVDEKMVRDEILLSIRRAGADIIITYFAKDLALEEK; encoded by the coding sequence ATGTATCCTACTCATCGACCTCGTAGACTGCGTAAGAATCCCATCGTTCGATCTCTCATCAGGGAAACCAGCGTCGACAAACAGCGACTGATCTATCCCATTTTCGTCGCAGAAACTTCCCATCGCCGGACACCTGTTGATGCAATGCCCGGCATCAGCCAGTTCAATCTGGAGGGCGCGTTGGAAGAGTGTGTTCCTCTGTATGAAAAAGGTATGCGCCACTTTCTGATCTTTGGAATTCCGGATCGCAAGGATGATCTGGCGAGTTCGGCTTACGATGAAAACGGAGTGGTTCAGATGACCATCCGGAAAATGAAGCAAGAAATACGGGATTGTGTGATTTTTACCGACGTTTGTTTGTGCGCCTATACGAGCCACGGTCATTGTGGTGTCATAAAAGATGGGGTCATCTGCAACGATGCTTCCGTAAAATTGATTGCACGCACTGCGCTGTCACATGCGCAAGCAGGCGCCGATTTCGTGGCGCCATCCGACATGATGGATGGACGCGTCGGAGCCATCCGGCAAACTCTGGATGAAAACGGACTGCAGGATGTTGGCATCCTCTCGTATGCTGCGAAGTTCTCTTCTGCTTTCTATGGTCCTTTTCGGGAGGCAGCTCATTCAGCACCGCAATTTGGCGACAGAAAAACGCATCAGATGGATCCGGCCAATCGTCTGGAAGCGCTCAAAGAAATGCAAACGGATATCGAGGAAGGAGCCGATATCATCATGGTGAAGCCGGCTCTTTCGTATTTGGATATTATTCGTGAAGCTAAAAATCGTTTTCTCGTTCCGATAGCCGCCTATAATGTCAGTGGTGAATACACCATGGTAAAAGCCGCAGCGCTGCGAGGATGGGTGGATGAAAAGATGGTTCGCGATGAAATTCTACTTTCCATACGCCGGGCCGGTGCGGATATCATCATTACTTATTTTGCGAAAGACCTCGCACTCGAAGAAAAATAA